The following are encoded together in the Pseudomonas xantholysinigenes genome:
- a CDS encoding alginate O-acetyltransferase AlgX-related protein: MSHLLPFGLATTLALLSLPAQAAQPPADSACDNLQCMVCPALAEPQRYAEGRMKLMRQIVPGKERWLFRSMVDLTNDFGIPAPMRPEFARLMDAFHRQGIQVAMAIQPTRGLMHRDKLYPDQLHGFDYASASRNLDAYLGQLRQGGAVVAPMMQLVRTPPKGEYFFRRDHHWTPTGAEATAQLLAEEIRRQPFYAGLTKKQYRTEPGVMVPKDGTLNLALSYICGNNYGFQYVRGYQTIPVADSSDALFDEAPDPEVILVGDSNAAAREDESKQFNFDGYLKQYLGVDILNYALPGVGEDGSLLEYLLSADYKPEAPPKLVIWELPANYRLDSPLMYRQLVPAIRGGCKATDEVLKSRLQRPALQVGERIELLSNAGSARQSLNKGFLDIRLSDKNLRDFYIIVYYDNGARDKVWFRREAAVSGGQYYLELSKAPEFAGANLLSVFLEPTKAGSAATEVETRLCL, translated from the coding sequence ATGAGCCACCTCCTCCCCTTCGGCCTGGCGACCACCCTGGCGCTGCTGAGCCTGCCGGCGCAGGCCGCGCAGCCGCCCGCCGACAGCGCCTGCGACAACCTGCAATGCATGGTCTGCCCGGCGCTCGCCGAGCCGCAGCGCTATGCCGAGGGACGCATGAAGCTGATGCGCCAGATCGTCCCCGGCAAGGAGCGCTGGCTGTTCCGTTCGATGGTCGACCTGACCAACGACTTCGGCATTCCCGCGCCCATGCGCCCGGAGTTCGCCCGCCTGATGGACGCCTTCCACCGCCAGGGCATCCAGGTGGCCATGGCCATCCAGCCGACCCGCGGGCTGATGCATCGCGACAAGCTCTACCCCGACCAGCTGCATGGTTTCGACTACGCCAGCGCCAGCCGCAACCTCGACGCCTACCTGGGCCAGTTGCGCCAGGGCGGCGCGGTGGTCGCGCCGATGATGCAACTGGTGCGCACGCCGCCCAAGGGCGAGTATTTCTTCCGCCGCGACCACCACTGGACCCCCACCGGCGCCGAGGCCACGGCGCAGCTGCTGGCCGAGGAAATCCGCCGCCAGCCGTTCTACGCCGGGCTGACCAAGAAGCAGTACCGCACCGAGCCCGGGGTCATGGTGCCCAAGGACGGCACCCTCAACCTGGCGCTGAGCTACATCTGCGGCAACAACTACGGTTTCCAGTACGTGCGCGGTTACCAGACCATCCCCGTGGCCGACAGCAGCGACGCGCTGTTCGACGAGGCACCGGACCCCGAGGTGATCCTGGTCGGCGACAGTAACGCCGCCGCCCGCGAAGACGAAAGCAAGCAGTTCAACTTCGACGGCTACCTCAAGCAATACCTGGGCGTGGACATCCTCAACTATGCCTTGCCCGGGGTCGGCGAGGATGGCTCGCTGCTGGAATACCTGCTGTCGGCCGACTACAAGCCCGAGGCGCCGCCCAAGCTGGTGATCTGGGAGTTGCCGGCCAACTATCGGCTCGATTCGCCGCTGATGTACCGGCAGCTGGTGCCGGCAATCCGGGGTGGCTGCAAGGCCACCGACGAGGTGCTGAAGTCCAGGTTGCAACGCCCGGCGCTACAGGTGGGCGAGCGCATCGAACTGCTGAGCAATGCCGGCAGCGCCCGGCAGTCGCTGAACAAGGGCTTTCTCGATATCCGCCTGAGCGACAAGAACCTGCGCGACTTCTACATCATCGTCTATTACGACAATGGCGCCCGCGACAAGGTGTGGTTCCGCCGCGAGGCGGCGGTGAGCGGTGGCCAGTATTACCTGGAGCTGAGCAAGGCGCCCGAGTTCGCCGGAGCCAACCTGCTGTCGGTATTCCTCGAACCGACCAAGGCCGGCAGCGCGGCCACCGAAGTGGAGACGCGGCTATGCCTGTGA
- a CDS encoding right-handed parallel beta-helix repeat-containing protein, translating to MAPLSRFALSCLAALLLTGTAQATPSVDSLDPAQHQQSLAQLRQQVRAAVALAPAQRTPPTGRASVSLQPMFSAQAGSWPFEPFVNNGLFRAIAGYQAHHPQAVVLRGGSITLAQLHDTLHDPRILKRHKDGYLLSYPLMIGADAGLLLEDSHLYLYSFSGTALINQGWLGLRRSTLESVSGDQPSATDRAWRPFVVAWAGSHTEVIDSRLRRLGYNANLSRGLSTALSAQQPATTRPATLLVDASQFSELSSGVELQHSQAVITRSRFEQSQQYAIDVRDSQLSLRDNQLRGIDNNSGVRLRGQTRALLEGNLILAAAKAAIEISDQRGAVLLAGNRIGDSRGNGIQLRNLAPGTAAPLLIDGNLLASSQGSAVDAAEVTGLALVDNRIGNTPEYALSLRNSARQPGPLLVSGNRLGQVGKALVRVEGVDEVWLGGNTFDGKALLQNLLIGDLLSVQGQVLEATVAQGRMARVRQP from the coding sequence ATGGCACCGCTCAGTCGCTTCGCCCTCTCCTGCCTGGCCGCCCTGCTACTGACCGGCACGGCGCAAGCCACGCCCAGCGTCGACAGCCTCGACCCTGCGCAGCACCAGCAAAGCCTGGCCCAACTGCGCCAGCAAGTCCGCGCGGCCGTGGCCCTGGCGCCCGCCCAGCGCACGCCACCGACCGGGCGCGCCAGCGTCAGCCTGCAACCGATGTTCTCGGCCCAGGCCGGCAGCTGGCCCTTCGAGCCCTTCGTCAACAACGGCCTGTTCCGTGCCATCGCCGGCTACCAAGCGCACCATCCGCAAGCCGTGGTGCTGCGCGGCGGCAGCATCACCCTGGCGCAGTTGCATGACACCCTGCACGACCCGCGTATCCTCAAGCGCCACAAGGATGGCTACCTGCTCAGCTACCCGTTGATGATCGGCGCCGACGCCGGGCTGTTGCTGGAGGATAGCCACCTGTACCTCTACAGTTTTTCCGGCACCGCGCTGATCAACCAGGGCTGGCTGGGGCTGCGCCGCTCGACCCTGGAAAGCGTGAGCGGCGACCAGCCCAGTGCCACCGACCGTGCCTGGCGACCCTTCGTGGTGGCCTGGGCCGGCAGCCACACCGAGGTGATCGACTCGCGCCTGCGGCGCCTGGGCTACAACGCCAACCTGTCCCGCGGCCTGAGCACCGCGCTCAGCGCCCAGCAACCCGCCACCACGCGCCCGGCCACGCTGCTGGTCGACGCCAGTCAGTTCAGCGAACTGTCCAGCGGTGTCGAGTTGCAGCACAGCCAGGCCGTTATCACCCGCAGCCGTTTCGAGCAGTCCCAGCAGTACGCCATCGACGTCCGTGACAGCCAGCTGAGCCTGCGCGACAACCAGTTGCGGGGCATCGACAACAACAGCGGCGTGCGCTTGCGCGGCCAAACCCGCGCGTTGCTCGAGGGCAACCTGATCCTCGCCGCGGCCAAGGCCGCCATCGAGATCAGCGACCAGCGCGGCGCGGTGTTGCTGGCCGGCAACCGTATCGGCGACAGCCGTGGCAACGGCATCCAGCTGCGCAACCTGGCCCCCGGCACGGCGGCCCCCCTGCTGATCGACGGCAACCTGCTTGCCAGCAGCCAAGGCAGCGCGGTGGATGCCGCCGAGGTGACCGGGCTGGCCCTGGTGGATAACCGGATCGGCAATACCCCGGAGTACGCCCTGAGCCTGCGCAACAGTGCGCGCCAGCCGGGGCCGCTGCTGGTCAGCGGCAATCGCCTGGGCCAGGTCGGCAAGGCGCTGGTGCGGGTCGAGGGGGTGGACGAGGTGTGGCTCGGCGGCAATACCTTCGATGGCAAGGCGCTGCTGCAGAACTTGCTGATCGGCGATCTGCTGTCGGTGCAGGGACAAGTGCTGGAGGCGACGGTGGCGCAGGGACGGATGGCGCGGGTGCGCCAACCCTGA
- a CDS encoding GNAT family N-acetyltransferase, translating into MPLQLVPATDQQRTFARDLTRRAMLPYYQQFDLLWIEQAFDEAWGWREQWLVVDGDALLGFCSLSQDRQALYIRELHLLPEHRGRGVGSWVLEVLADWAAQRRLPLLRLMVFSSNPARQLYLRRGFTEVGTDECFIRMQRCVAGPGD; encoded by the coding sequence ATGCCTTTGCAGCTAGTGCCCGCCACCGACCAGCAGCGCACCTTCGCCCGTGACCTGACCCGTCGCGCGATGCTGCCGTACTACCAGCAATTCGACCTGCTGTGGATCGAGCAAGCCTTCGATGAGGCCTGGGGCTGGCGCGAGCAGTGGTTGGTGGTCGATGGCGATGCGCTGCTGGGCTTTTGCAGCCTCAGCCAGGACCGTCAGGCGCTGTACATCCGCGAGCTGCACCTGCTGCCCGAGCATCGCGGGCGGGGCGTGGGCAGTTGGGTGCTGGAAGTGCTCGCCGATTGGGCGGCGCAGCGTCGCTTGCCGCTGCTGCGGCTGATGGTGTTCAGCAGCAACCCGGCGCGACAGCTGTACCTGCGCCGGGGGTTCACGGAGGTGGGCACGGACGAGTGCTTCATCCGCATGCAGCGCTGCGTGGCCGGCCCCGGCGATTAG
- a CDS encoding polysaccharide lyase, which produces MPVSAIVGHARCHGGCAGLLVMALLLPQAHAAQSIWPPRATAQAAMIDDYHSLTCNQQPPAPYTGSLRLQSKYDQRDASKSTLRASPDADSERIGKQVKQFIGGLIYAGKRFQRAKKPQEANLALACQDQWLERWAQADALLDPDASASGMAARKWALAAMAGAVLLTQAAADGKRPLSPAQQRWFTRLGEQVIDEYDPRRHATTVYFNNHDYWAAWAVAAAGMLVGRDDFIQWADGNLRRGLAQAVRHDDYAYLPLEVARGKLAANYSQYALVPLVLLSESARANGLAWTEADQHTLDQLVSFAARSVLAPDTLAELQGRDQADVAPYKLAWLIPFLARQPQHRLARQLYDSEQGEVDNYSQVGGPLKPAYPNLP; this is translated from the coding sequence ATGCCTGTGAGCGCCATAGTGGGGCACGCCCGCTGCCACGGCGGCTGCGCCGGCCTGTTGGTGATGGCCTTGCTGTTGCCTCAGGCCCACGCCGCCCAATCGATCTGGCCGCCCCGTGCCACCGCGCAAGCGGCCATGATCGACGACTACCACAGCCTCACCTGCAACCAGCAACCGCCCGCGCCCTACACGGGCAGCCTGCGCCTGCAAAGCAAGTACGACCAGCGCGACGCCAGCAAGTCGACTCTGCGCGCCAGCCCCGACGCCGACAGTGAGCGCATCGGCAAGCAGGTCAAGCAGTTCATTGGTGGCCTGATCTACGCCGGCAAGCGTTTCCAGCGGGCGAAGAAACCGCAGGAGGCCAACCTGGCCCTGGCCTGCCAGGACCAGTGGCTGGAGCGCTGGGCGCAAGCCGATGCCCTGCTCGACCCGGACGCCTCGGCCAGCGGCATGGCCGCGCGCAAATGGGCGCTGGCGGCCATGGCCGGCGCGGTGCTGCTGACCCAGGCCGCGGCGGACGGCAAGCGCCCGCTCAGCCCGGCGCAGCAGCGCTGGTTCACCCGCCTCGGTGAACAGGTGATCGACGAATACGACCCGCGCCGGCACGCCACCACGGTCTACTTCAACAACCACGACTACTGGGCCGCCTGGGCCGTGGCCGCCGCCGGCATGCTGGTGGGCCGCGACGATTTCATCCAATGGGCCGACGGCAACCTGCGCCGCGGCCTGGCCCAAGCCGTGCGCCACGACGATTACGCCTACCTGCCGCTGGAAGTGGCGCGCGGCAAGCTGGCCGCCAACTACAGCCAGTACGCCCTGGTGCCGCTGGTGCTGCTCAGCGAATCGGCCCGGGCCAACGGCCTGGCCTGGACCGAGGCCGACCAGCACACCCTCGACCAGCTGGTCAGCTTCGCCGCCCGCAGCGTGCTCGCCCCCGACACCCTGGCCGAGCTGCAGGGCCGTGACCAGGCCGACGTCGCCCCCTACAAACTGGCCTGGCTGATTCCGTTCCTCGCCCGCCAGCCCCAGCACCGCCTGGCCCGCCAGCTGTACGACAGCGAACAGGGCGAGGTCGACAACTACAGCCAGGTCGGCGGCCCGCTGAAACCGGCCTACCCCAACCTGCCTTGA